The segment TTTTCTATGGGTGATGTAAGTGAGGGGTCCTAGAACCACATTAGGCATATCTTTGTTATATACTGCAGGAGGGCTAGCTTGGCTAGCCGCTATGGGTATAGCTGCGCTCTGGTTTAGAACGATACTATTGAGTCCTCACGTCAATCAGGCTGCTGGATATGCGATAGCCCCTCTTTATTATTTCCTAGTAACGTTTCACGGACAAGCAGCGATGATGATGATAGTTGAGGATATAACCCTGTCCGTATTTGCGTTCTCGCTGTATAAAAGTAACATGTCATTGAGCAAGTATAAGTTGCTCACCCTAGCTTTCTTTATGATAAACATACCGATGATAATAACGTTCATAGGAGGTCCAACCACTGGTTGGTATATGTACCCACCACTGTCTCTACAACTAGGCAGTTGGATATTTTTCGGTTCGTTCCCTGCATCAACAGCAACTAAACTGATTGGGTTAGCCTATTTCATGATGTTTATTAACGCATTGGGAACTGTCATAGCGTCAATAACTATGTTTACAGATGGATATAAGTCTAGACCTAGGGAAGGCAAGATCCCAATCTTCGCAGCTTACGGTATGGCCTTCGGTGGAGCCCTAATCTTCATCACCGAGATCGCATTAGCGGTAGCAGAATTGTGGTATGTTCTGTACTTCTGGGCCTCTGTTCCTGTAAATCCCTTGACCTGGGTAGTCCTGTTCTGGTTCTGGGGTCATCCAGTAGTCTATTATGCGCCATTTGCTATTTTCGGCGGTCTATATTATTACATACCAAAGTTCTCTGGCAGACCACTCTACAGCGATAAGTGGGCTAGATACAACATAATTCTCCTTTTCACGTTCAGCATGTTAGTGTGGGTGCACCATTTGCAGACCTGGCCTCTTCCCGTAGTTTTAAGGGTCTTCATAACTCCCTCAACCCTGATTTTAGCTTCAGGCTCCGGTCTCACCGTACTTAATTTAGGACTAACCATAGCGACAGGCAAATCGTATAACTGGAAAGACCCGAGTGGTCTTATAGCTTTAATAGCTTTAATAGGTTTCATTTTGGCAGGACTGCAAGCGTTAATTCTACCAATAAATCCGCTTGACGTTATAGTTCACAACACGTATTATATAGTTGGTCACTTTCATCTTATGATATGGACTATAATAGTTGTGGGATACTTAGCGATAGTGCTTGACATGCTTAAATCAAAAATGGGAGGAGCGACTTTAACAAGTCTTGGATCTGGTATGATATCTGGCGGTGTGATAATGTGGACTATAGGAGCCTTCCTTCTAGGTTATACCATGAGCGTGGCAGGTTATGAGGGATTGATAAGGAGATGGGTAGCGTATCCAGTAAGGTTCCTGTCCTACATGGACTGGATGACAATGTTCGCTATGATAATGGGCGCCAGTTTCGTGATGTATGCCATTCCAGTAATTTTCTCATTGTTAGGAGTTAAAACTTCCGCTTTCTGGGAGGTTTCAGGGACGACAGGAATAGCCTCAGGTCCAACTCCCGGTTTGATGTCAAGTGATGATTCCCCTTCCTCAATTAAGGCAACCGATAGCTCTAAAGATCATAAAAATCTAAGAGCCGATTAAATAGTTTAAACAAAACTTTTTTATTTTATTATGAGGTATAATTTTCATGATATCATACAATGGAGCTCGAGGAAATCGCAAGTTTCTCGCTGTTCCCGTTGTTCTCCTTGTTCTTTTCATTAACCCGTTTGTGGAGAACCTTCAATCTGTAAATCCGGTCATTTTCATGCTTGATCATTACGCTATGTTCTTTGCCGGATCAATAATAGGTTACAAGATGTTTAAGGGCTCTATCTTGGCGTTAACTTTAGGTAGTTTCGTTGCGGTCTTCTGGCATATCCCTCTTACGTTTGCGTTAGCTGCCTCAGATCTCCCCATCAGATTGATATGTGAGGTAACTCTCTTCCTAGGAGGAATATTAGCTGGCTCATATATACCAAGGATGAGCCTAGCCGTGAAAGTAACTTCCCTTGCCCTCTACATGTTAGGTGATACATTTCTAAGCATATTGTTCATAATAGGATCTCCTGAATACTCTAACGTCGACTTCCCTTACCTTAAGTGGGGACCTTCAAGTCTTCCCCTTGTAGGTGTGACGATGTTCGTGGTCATGAACTTAGTTCTCGTCTACGTCATAGTTAGAGTTATGCGAAATATATCTATTTTATGAGAAATACATAAACAAGTAGAAAATGATAAGAGATGATTAACTTGCCATATATATTAAGATTTTTAAATGATAAAACCTTAATCATTCTCGGTTAGCTATGTCTAGTAACTCTAGTCCAGTTTCTAATAAGAGGATTCCCTTACCACCCCCAGACGCGGAGATATACCACGCTACTTGTAGGTTCTGTAACGTAGGTTGTGGATACGACATATTCGTATTCCCGGTCTACAAGGAAGGCGGTCCAGCAAAAGGTCAGAACGCTATCGTATATAACTTAAATGATAAAGTGTTCAACAGGGACCTAACGAACTTCCAGGCCGATTACACGTCACCAGTAATCCCTCTAGGGGCTAATTACGGGACTCCATGGATTGGAGAGGGAATGGTAACAAAGACCGTTAAGTATAACACTACTACAGGAGCTTGGGAACCAGTTTACATATTAGAGGTCCCTAGTTCTGAATGTCCAGTGAACGAAGGGACTTACTCAACTAGAGGAGGAAGGAACGCGCAAAGGAACTGGAGTCCGTTCTCCGACGTCGCTTCAGGATTCTCTATTTACAAATCGAGGATTCAAACTCCTCTCTTGAGATGGAACAACAGCTTTCAGCCGGTGAGTTGGAGCTATGCCATAGAGGTCGCGGCTGGCATTTCCAAATATTATATGGACAATGAGACATTCAACTATCCTGATCCTGTGGGGCCAGGAGCTGTTCAGGTTATGGCAATAAGATCAGATCACGGAGGAGGTCAAGGAGGAGGTGTGTTCAGCAATCTGGCTCCTGGTTTATTCCTTCACATGGGTTTAGCCACTCCTTTTGTTAGGTTCCACTATCAAGTGGCGTTCTCGCTGACCGAAGATGCCCTAATGGAGGCAACTAATGGAAACGGCACAGACACCGCAAGTATGCTAGATATAAGTATAGCAGACACGTTAGTGCTATGGGGAATAAACGAATACTCGACTTCTACGGTCAACTTCATCCAACACATTTTTGATAACATCTCTGGCGCTACGGCCAGTAGAAAGGCACAATGGTTTGACCCAGGAGAGCCAACTCCACCTGGAAACATCATCGTCGTAGAAGCTAGGCCTAACGAGACGGTAAGAGCGGCTGCAGCAAAGCTTGGCATAACGGTAGAGCAGGCTCAAGCCGGAATTACTAATCAAACAGGTAACAATGGAGGAGGTTACATGCTGTACGTCCAGGTCAACCCTGGAACCGACGCTGAGCTAATTAACGCTGTGGCAGCTTACATTTATTACACTTACCCTGACGTTGTTAATCATTTCATTAACTTATATACCTCAGCTAAATCAAACGGTTTCTCCTTCAATTCTCAAACTTATCAATATTACATTGACTACCTTACCTCTAAGTCACTTAGCGAGTGGTTGTCCGAAGCCGAGAGCATAACTGGAGTTCCACAGAACATAATCCAGCAGATGGGAGACCTGATAGCGAAGCCAAAAACGGCTAATGGAAACACGTACTACAAGAGGACCCTTATAGAATTTGAGAAAGGGATTATATGGTCAGGAAACTACACCCCTATATACGCTTTAGCTAACCTGGCTATAATTTCAGGAGCCCTATCTGGTAGGCCCGGATGTGGTACAAGCACGGGCTTCGGTCATCAGAGAGGTGCAGCCTTTCCGCTTCCTCCACCACCTCCGTGGTCCTCAAATCTGAGTCAGGGAAGACAACTATGGATACAGATGAGCTCTTACGTTCCTCAGCAACTTCAGGCTAACGGTCAGGAGGTGAACGCAGCCAATATAGTTAACTTCGTAAAGAACTTCTACAACCAATACACTAGTACACTAGTTCCACAGATATATCAGTTCAACCCCGTGATAGATTATCTGATCTATAGCGGATATGGTAAGGTACTATGGGTGTTCACCGCCGTACCTTATAAGCAAACAATGAGCGGTAGTAAGCTTGGTTTGACTATAGACAATAGAGCTAGGCTTCTACAAGAGTGCGTGGAGAACAGTGTGGGAGCAGGGGTACCTACTAGCTCTATGACCACTCCCTCATCCTCTTACAACGTTTCAGCTGTGAGTCAGACAGTACCTAGTGTACCGTCCCCACAGGACTACGTTAATGCCGTTACAGGATGTTTAGGATCTACGAACGGTGCTCTATTCGTGCTGGGACACGATATTATCTTGAATCAGAACAGACTGTTCGAGAACGCCGCACACCTACTCTTGCCTGCCACTTCTAACCATGGTGAAACTTACGAAATAAGGTGGAACGGACACGATAGGAGATTAAGGCTGGATGACGTCTATCACTCTCCTTTAGGTATGTCTATGCCGGATATTTGGACCTACGCAATGATTGCCTATGTTATCTATCAGAAGTACCAACAAGAAGGAAAGGGTAGCTCTCCACAAGCTATGAGGTTGTATAACGCTTTCAATACTATATGGCAAAGCCTATCCAAACACATGATTCAGAACTCTCAGCCCCTATCCGTCGCTCCATCATACTCGGAGAACTATTACGATTACGATTGGTTTAGTATTTACAACGATCTGTGGAGTTACTACGTCGCGAACGGACCGGTCAACTTCCCATCTTCCGTTTGGCCATATGGGTACTTCGTCCCTCATGCGTTCCCACCAGGATGGTCACAGATTGATCTAAACGATCTTAAGATGGCTAGAACAGTAGGCGTACAACTCCCAATCCTAGGTAAAACTACAAACTCAGACGGAAGTTTCACATTATGGGGATTAGTTAACTACGCTGAGCCTGCCATAAGCGGAAAATTCAGAGTAGAGGCGGTCACAATTAATCCTAACCAATCCATTACCGTAGGTAACACTAGTATCCCACTTATAACAAGAGAGGTGAAATACATATCCATAAACGACGTACAGAGCATGTTTGGCTACTCCTGGGACACTTTGCTAGCTCATGTGATAAACGGATTCACACCGTTCCCCATGCCTTACGTAGGCATATTTGGATACGCTACTCAATTAAAGAGTAAGTATAAGTACTGGGCTAACAACGGAAGGTGGAACATAATATTCCAGTCCGGTTGGACTGATTATCAGATACCTGAAATAGTTCAGAGGGTGCCTATGCCCATCATAGAGATCAGCGCCACAGATGCACAAAATGAGGGCATAAGCAACGGTGATATAATTCAAGTGTATAACGACTTCGGATCACTGGACGGTATAGCATGGATTTCTAACACAGTTACTCCAGGTCAGCTTTTCATAGCTATGGCGTTCGAGGTGAAGCCTGGAGCAAATCAAGTAACTACACCAACGGTTGATCCGGTAACTGATAATCAGATGGTTAAGTGGAGTTGGGTTAACATAAAGAAGATAGGCACCCTGCCGCCCGAGATGAAGGAACAAATCACTCTCGCCCCAGTACAATTTAATGTAAATTCAGGATAAGCTAGATAGTCCTTTTAACTTGATTTCTTTTTTACATTACGCTCCTCACGTGTTTAAGAATCTTTCTAAATAACGTTTAAATAAAACCCTGTTAAAATTAATATATGGATAAATCAATATGTTCCAAAATATTTCAGGAAATAGATCGAGGAAAATTGGACAAGTTTAAACTGCTTGATAAAATAAATCTCCATAAGTGTTTTAGAAACGGGAGAAATCCATTGCATGAAGCTTGTTTTCAAGGTGAGTACTCTATTGTAAAGACTTTATTGGATATGGGATTCGATCCAAATGAACGTGACGAGGAGGGAAACTTACCCATTCATTTAGCCTTTTGTAATGGGAATTACGAAGTGGTAAAGTTGCTCATAGAGAGAGGTGCTGATCCAAACATGAGGGACATTAACGGTTTCACTCTCCTCCACAAGGCGTACTATCTGGGACTCGAATCTCTAATAGACTTTATCGTGAGAAACGGTGGTAAGATGGATGTTCTAGACTCGTTCGGGAGGA is part of the Metallosphaera cuprina Ar-4 genome and harbors:
- a CDS encoding molybdopterin dinucleotide binding domain-containing protein — its product is MSSNSSPVSNKRIPLPPPDAEIYHATCRFCNVGCGYDIFVFPVYKEGGPAKGQNAIVYNLNDKVFNRDLTNFQADYTSPVIPLGANYGTPWIGEGMVTKTVKYNTTTGAWEPVYILEVPSSECPVNEGTYSTRGGRNAQRNWSPFSDVASGFSIYKSRIQTPLLRWNNSFQPVSWSYAIEVAAGISKYYMDNETFNYPDPVGPGAVQVMAIRSDHGGGQGGGVFSNLAPGLFLHMGLATPFVRFHYQVAFSLTEDALMEATNGNGTDTASMLDISIADTLVLWGINEYSTSTVNFIQHIFDNISGATASRKAQWFDPGEPTPPGNIIVVEARPNETVRAAAAKLGITVEQAQAGITNQTGNNGGGYMLYVQVNPGTDAELINAVAAYIYYTYPDVVNHFINLYTSAKSNGFSFNSQTYQYYIDYLTSKSLSEWLSEAESITGVPQNIIQQMGDLIAKPKTANGNTYYKRTLIEFEKGIIWSGNYTPIYALANLAIISGALSGRPGCGTSTGFGHQRGAAFPLPPPPPWSSNLSQGRQLWIQMSSYVPQQLQANGQEVNAANIVNFVKNFYNQYTSTLVPQIYQFNPVIDYLIYSGYGKVLWVFTAVPYKQTMSGSKLGLTIDNRARLLQECVENSVGAGVPTSSMTTPSSSYNVSAVSQTVPSVPSPQDYVNAVTGCLGSTNGALFVLGHDIILNQNRLFENAAHLLLPATSNHGETYEIRWNGHDRRLRLDDVYHSPLGMSMPDIWTYAMIAYVIYQKYQQEGKGSSPQAMRLYNAFNTIWQSLSKHMIQNSQPLSVAPSYSENYYDYDWFSIYNDLWSYYVANGPVNFPSSVWPYGYFVPHAFPPGWSQIDLNDLKMARTVGVQLPILGKTTNSDGSFTLWGLVNYAEPAISGKFRVEAVTINPNQSITVGNTSIPLITREVKYISINDVQSMFGYSWDTLLAHVINGFTPFPMPYVGIFGYATQLKSKYKYWANNGRWNIIFQSGWTDYQIPEIVQRVPMPIIEISATDAQNEGISNGDIIQVYNDFGSLDGIAWISNTVTPGQLFIAMAFEVKPGANQVTTPTVDPVTDNQMVKWSWVNIKKIGTLPPEMKEQITLAPVQFNVNSG
- a CDS encoding ankyrin repeat domain-containing protein, with translation MDKSICSKIFQEIDRGKLDKFKLLDKINLHKCFRNGRNPLHEACFQGEYSIVKTLLDMGFDPNERDEEGNLPIHLAFCNGNYEVVKLLIERGADPNMRDINGFTLLHKAYYLGLESLIDFIVRNGGKMDVLDSFGRRPYEYKRS
- a CDS encoding DUF1404 domain-containing protein — protein: MISYNGARGNRKFLAVPVVLLVLFINPFVENLQSVNPVIFMLDHYAMFFAGSIIGYKMFKGSILALTLGSFVAVFWHIPLTFALAASDLPIRLICEVTLFLGGILAGSYIPRMSLAVKVTSLALYMLGDTFLSILFIIGSPEYSNVDFPYLKWGPSSLPLVGVTMFVVMNLVLVYVIVRVMRNISIL
- the soxB gene encoding proton pump complex quinol oxidase subunit SoxB, with amino-acid sequence MRGPRTTLGISLLYTAGGLAWLAAMGIAALWFRTILLSPHVNQAAGYAIAPLYYFLVTFHGQAAMMMIVEDITLSVFAFSLYKSNMSLSKYKLLTLAFFMINIPMIITFIGGPTTGWYMYPPLSLQLGSWIFFGSFPASTATKLIGLAYFMMFINALGTVIASITMFTDGYKSRPREGKIPIFAAYGMAFGGALIFITEIALAVAELWYVLYFWASVPVNPLTWVVLFWFWGHPVVYYAPFAIFGGLYYYIPKFSGRPLYSDKWARYNIILLFTFSMLVWVHHLQTWPLPVVLRVFITPSTLILASGSGLTVLNLGLTIATGKSYNWKDPSGLIALIALIGFILAGLQALILPINPLDVIVHNTYYIVGHFHLMIWTIIVVGYLAIVLDMLKSKMGGATLTSLGSGMISGGVIMWTIGAFLLGYTMSVAGYEGLIRRWVAYPVRFLSYMDWMTMFAMIMGASFVMYAIPVIFSLLGVKTSAFWEVSGTTGIASGPTPGLMSSDDSPSSIKATDSSKDHKNLRAD